Part of the Burkholderia humptydooensis genome, GCGGCGAAGGCGGGCGTCGCGGGGATGACGCGCGCGCTTGCACGCGAGATCGGCAGCCGTGGCATCACCGTGAACTGCGTCGCGCCGGGCTTCATCGATACCGACATGACGAAGGGACTGCCGCAAGAGCAGCAGGCCGCGCTGAAGACGCAGATTCCGCTCGGCCGCCTGGGCAGCCCGGAGGACATCGCGCACGCAGTGGCATTCCTCGCGTCGCCGCAGGCGGGCTACATCACGGGCACGACACTGCACGTGAACGGCGGCATGTTCATGTCGTAACGGAATTCGTTTACCATCCGCGCCGTGCATGCGCATCCGCGCATCGGCGCTTGTCTGGCCGCAAAGCCGGCGCGCATTTTGGGCAGCATCAAACCTGTTAAAATGCGCGCACTTGTAAATTTGAACTTTCCCTCGGAGGGGTAATGGACAATATCGAACAACGCGTCAAGAAGATCGTCGCCGAGCAACTGGGCGTCGCCGAAGCTGAAATCAAGAACGAAGCGTCGTTCGTGAACGACCTCGGCGCGGATTCGCTCGACACGGTTGAACTGGTGATGGCGCTCGAAGACGAGTTCGGCATGGAAATCCCGGATGAAGAAGCCGAGAAGATCACGACCGTTCAGCAAGCGATCGACTACGCTCGCGCGAACGTCAAGGCGTAACACGCGCGTCGTCTGCAAGTTTTTGCACACGCTGCGCCGGATGCGCGATCGCGTCGGCGTTCTCGCCGGCCGAGCTAACAGCCACAGGGCTCGCAGGGGTGGTTCCTGTGGCCGCTGTGGCTTTTGTTTTTGTCATTCAATGGAAAAGAGGTTACCGTGAGCCGCCGTCGTGTTGTTGTTACAGGCCTTGGGCTGATTTCGCCTGTTGGCAATAATGTTGCCGACGGCTGGGCCGATCTCGTGGCCGGCAAGTCCGGCATCGTCAATATCACGAAGTTCGACGCGACGAACTTCTCGACCCGCTTCGCAGGCGAGGTGAAGGGCTTCAACGTCGAGGACTACATCCCGGCGAAGGAAGCGCGCCACATGGATACGTTCATCCATTACGGGATCGCGGCCGGCATGCAGGCGATGCAGGACAGCGGCTTCCAGGTCACCGACGAAAACGCGGAGCGCGTCGGCGTCGTGGTCGGCTCGGGCATCGGCGGGCTGCCGATGATCGAAGTCACGCAGACCGAACTGCTCAACCGCGGCCCGCGCCGGATCTCGCCGTTCTTCGTGCCGGCGTCGATCATCAACATGATCTCCGGCCACCTGTCGATCAAGTTCGGCATCAAGGGCCCGAATCTCGCGCTCGTCACCGCGTGCACGACCGGCCTGCACTGCATCGGCGAGGCGGCGCGCCTCATCGAATACGGCGATGCCGACGTGATGATCGCGGGCGGCGCGGAGGCGACCGTGTCGCCGCTCGGCATCGGCGGCTTCGCGGCGGCGCGCGCGCTGTCGCAGCGCAACGACGATCCGGCGACGGCGAGCCGTCCGTGGGACAAGGACCGCGACGGCTTCGTGCTCGGCGAGGGCGCGGGCGTGATGGTGCTCGAGGAGTACGAGCACGCGAAGGCGCGCGGCGCGAAGATCTACGCGGAAATCGCGGGCTACGGGATGAGCGGCGACGCGCATCACATGACGGCGCCGCTCGAGGATGGCGACGGCGCGCGACGCTGCATGCTGGCCGCGCTGCGCAACGCCGGTGTCAACGTCGATCAGGTGAGCTACCTGAACGCACACGGCACGTCGACGCCGCTCGGCGATCTCGCGGAAACCATCGGCATCAAGCGCGCATTCGGCGATCACGCGAAGCAGATCGTCGTCAATTCGACGAAGTCGATGACGGGCCACCTGCTCGGCGGCTCGGGCGGGCTGGAATCGGTGTTCACGGTGCTGGCCGTCCACAACCAGGTGTCGCCGCCGACGATCAACATCTTCAACCAGGACCCCGCGTGCGATCTCGACTATTGCGCGAACGAAGCGCGCGAGATGAAGATCGACGTCGCGTTGAAGAACTCCTTCGGCTTCGGCGGGACTAACGGCACGCTGGTCTTCAAGCGCGTCTGACGCGGGGTCGCTTGACGGAGCCGTTCCACGCCGCATCGGCAGGCGCGCAGCACATCGTGCTGCGCGCGTCGGCGTGCCTGCGCACCGCGTGCGCGCTGTTCGTGGCGGCCGCTGGCGCGGCGGTCTACGCTTGTGCGGCGCCGCTCGTCGGCAGCGGCGGGGCGGCGGCGCTCGCGGGGCTCATCGCGGCGCTCGTTGCGTTGCGCGCGCGGGCCGCCCGCGAGCGGCGTCAGCCGGCTGCGTTGCAGATCGATGCCGGCGCGGGCGTGCTCGCGGCGTTCGACCGCGACGGGCGGCTCCTTGCGCGCGGGCAGATCGCCGGCTGCACGCAATGGAGCGATCTGCTCGTCGTGCTGACGGTGCAAGGCCGCGGCCGGCGCGCGACGCCGCTCGTCATTCCGGCTGACGCGGTCGACGCGCCCGTGTTCCGCGCGCTCTGCGTGCTGGGCCGGCGCGCCGCGCGCGGGACGCTCGCGGCGGCATGACCGCTTTCGCGGCCGGCCGTTTCCGGTCGAAAACGCCCATGAGCGGCTCGAGCGGGAACGTTACAATAGCGCTCCGCGTTGCTTCCCTCGTTTACGGATTTGTCAGGTGAGTGAAAAAGAAATCGATCAGGCACTGGTCGAACGCGTACAGAATGGCGACAAGGCGGCGTTCGAACTCCTGGTCTCCAAATACCACCGCAAGATCATCCGGCTGATCTCGCGCCTCGTGCGGGACCCCGCGGAGGTCGAGGACGTGGCCCAGGACGCGTTCATCAAGGCGTATCGCGCGTTGCCGCAGTTCCGCGGCGAGTCGGCGTTCTACACGTGGTTGTACCGGATTGCCGTCAATACGGCGAAGAACTACCTTGCGACCCAGGGTCGCCGGGCGCCCACGTCCACCGACGCGGACGCCGAAGAGGCTGAAACTTTCTCCGACGCCGACCAACTAAGGGATATCAACACGCCTGAGTCGATGTTGATGAGCAAGCAGATCGCCCAGACGGTCAACGCCGCGATGGCGTTGTTGCCGGAAGAGTTGCGAACGGCCATCACGCTGCGCGAGATCGAAGGCCTGAGCTACGAAGAGATCGCGGAGATGATGGGATGCCCGATCGGCACCGTCCGCTCGCGGATCTTTCGCGCCCGCGAGGCGATCGCGGCAAAATTGCGGCCGCTTCTCGATACGCCGGAAGGCAGGCGCTGGTGAGCGCCTGCGGCGAATCGAAGCGGCTTGGGGTCTAGTTACGGAGTCGTGTGTCACGACGGGGTGTGCAAGATGGGGAGCATCATGGGGTCGGTCTCTACGCAGTCGCAGGCGTGCTCGCAACGCGAGCGCACGTCCGCTCTGGTCGACGGCGAAGCGCCTGAGGGCCTTTCGCTGAAACAGATTCTCGCGGGGCTCGCCGACGCCGAGCGCGCGACGTGGGCGCAATATCACGTGATCGGTGACGCGCTGCGCTCCGACGAGCTCACGCTCGAGCCCGCCGAGAGCCGCGCGTTCATGGCCCGCTTCTCGACGAGCCTCGCGGCCGAGCCGCACCTGCTCGCGCCCGCGGCCGCGCCTGTCGCGCGCCGGCTGCTGGCGCTGCGCCGCCGCGTCGTGCCCGCGTTCGCGGTCGCCGCCGCCGCGGCGACGCTCACGTGGATCGTCGTGCCGCAGATGCAGGGCGCCGGCGCGCCGGGTGCCGTCCAGGTCGCGTCGTTGAGCCCCGCGCAGCAAGGCCCGCTGCAACGCGTGGCGGCCGCGCAGCCGGGCGCGCAGGACGTGAACATCATCCGCGACGCGAGCCTCGATCAATATCTCGAAGCGCATCAGCAATTCGCGCAGCAGCCCGTCGTGACGGGTTCGATGCCGGTCATTCGTACCGCCGTCGCCACGCAAGGCCAATAAACTCGATGCGGACGTTGCAGTTGAATCAAGCCCCCCTAGGTTGGAGACGGCTGCCGGCGCTGTTGCTGTGCGCGGCCGCGCTGTTGTCCGTCCAGTCCGCTGCCTCTGCGCAGCAACCCGACGATCCCGTGGCCACCCGGCGCCAGGCCGCCGAGTGGCTCGATCGCCTCCAGCAGGCCGCGCAGCAGCAGAACTACGAAGGGACGTTCGTCTATCAGCGCGGCGCGTACGTGCAATCGTCGCGGATCGTTCATGTCGCGACGAAGGGCGACGGCGAATACGAGCGCGTCGAAAGCCTCGACGGCAAGCCGCGTAAGCTGCTGCGCCACAACGACGATCTCTACACGTTCGTGCCCGAGCGGCGGCTCTGCGTCGTCGAGCGCCGCCAGAACAAGGATTCGTTCCCCGCGCTGCTCGGCGCGAGCGGCGAGCAGGTGCTGTCCGTCTACGAGCCGAAGTCGCTCGGGCGCGATCGCGTCGCGGGCCTCGACGCGCAGGTCGTCGAACTCGTGCCGAAGGACGCGTACCGCTTTGCGTACAAGCTGTGGACCGACGCGAAGACGGGGCTTCTGCTGCGCTCGCAGACGCTCGACGCCGACGATCGCGTGCTCGAGCAGATCGCCTTTTCGCAACTGCAGCTCGGCGCCGCTGCGCCGAGCCAGAAGACCGCGATCGCGGCCGGCATGCGCAATCTCGGCGGCTGGACCATCGTGCGGCCGCCCGTTTCGCCCGTCGACATCGAGGCGCAGGGCTGGCAGATCGCGCCGACCGTCGCGGGCTTCCGCAAGATCCGCGAAGTGCGCCGCCCGATGGCCGCGCGCGACGCGAACGATCCGCCGATTCCCGTCGACCAGGCCGTGTTCACCGACGGCCTCGCGACGATCTCGGTCTTCATCGAACCCGCCGAGAAGAACAGCCGCAAGGAAGGGGCGGGCAGCACGGGCGCGACGCACGTGCTCGTCAAGCGCCGCGGCGATTTCTGGATCACGGTTCTCGGCGAAGCGCCTCCCTCGACGTTGCAGCAGTTCGCGTCTGCCATAGAATACAAGGCTTCCAAGTAACCTTTCGGTTTCCGACATGATGAATCCCTCGCTGCGCACCTGGCTCGTCGCCGCGGCGGTGACGGCCTTGACGCCGCTTGCCGCGCAATCGGCGACGGCGGCTCCGAATGCCACGACCGCGCCCGCCGCAGCGGGCGCCGCGCCCACGACGCGCGCGGGTCTGCCCGATTTCGCGGACCTCGTCGAGAGAGTCGGCCCGGCGGTCGTCAACATCCGGACGACGGCGAACGTGCCGGCCGACACGCGCGGCGCGCTGCCGCCCGGCCTCGACAACGGCGACATGTCGGAATTCTTCCGCCGCTTCTTCGGCATTCCGCTGCCGCAGCCGCCGGGCGGGCAGAAGAACGCGCCGAGCACGCCCGAGGCGCCCGACACCGAGCAGAACCGCGGCGTCGGCTCGGGCTTCATCCTGTCGCCGGACGGCTATGTGATGACGAACGCGCACGTCGTCGACGA contains:
- the fabF gene encoding beta-ketoacyl-ACP synthase II produces the protein MSRRRVVVTGLGLISPVGNNVADGWADLVAGKSGIVNITKFDATNFSTRFAGEVKGFNVEDYIPAKEARHMDTFIHYGIAAGMQAMQDSGFQVTDENAERVGVVVGSGIGGLPMIEVTQTELLNRGPRRISPFFVPASIINMISGHLSIKFGIKGPNLALVTACTTGLHCIGEAARLIEYGDADVMIAGGAEATVSPLGIGGFAAARALSQRNDDPATASRPWDKDRDGFVLGEGAGVMVLEEYEHAKARGAKIYAEIAGYGMSGDAHHMTAPLEDGDGARRCMLAALRNAGVNVDQVSYLNAHGTSTPLGDLAETIGIKRAFGDHAKQIVVNSTKSMTGHLLGGSGGLESVFTVLAVHNQVSPPTINIFNQDPACDLDYCANEAREMKIDVALKNSFGFGGTNGTLVFKRV
- a CDS encoding protein YgfX, with protein sequence MTEPFHAASAGAQHIVLRASACLRTACALFVAAAGAAVYACAAPLVGSGGAAALAGLIAALVALRARAARERRQPAALQIDAGAGVLAAFDRDGRLLARGQIAGCTQWSDLLVVLTVQGRGRRATPLVIPADAVDAPVFRALCVLGRRAARGTLAAA
- the rpoE gene encoding RNA polymerase sigma factor RpoE, producing MSEKEIDQALVERVQNGDKAAFELLVSKYHRKIIRLISRLVRDPAEVEDVAQDAFIKAYRALPQFRGESAFYTWLYRIAVNTAKNYLATQGRRAPTSTDADAEEAETFSDADQLRDINTPESMLMSKQIAQTVNAAMALLPEELRTAITLREIEGLSYEEIAEMMGCPIGTVRSRIFRAREAIAAKLRPLLDTPEGRRW
- a CDS encoding MucB/RseB C-terminal domain-containing protein, which translates into the protein MRTLQLNQAPLGWRRLPALLLCAAALLSVQSAASAQQPDDPVATRRQAAEWLDRLQQAAQQQNYEGTFVYQRGAYVQSSRIVHVATKGDGEYERVESLDGKPRKLLRHNDDLYTFVPERRLCVVERRQNKDSFPALLGASGEQVLSVYEPKSLGRDRVAGLDAQVVELVPKDAYRFAYKLWTDAKTGLLLRSQTLDADDRVLEQIAFSQLQLGAAAPSQKTAIAAGMRNLGGWTIVRPPVSPVDIEAQGWQIAPTVAGFRKIREVRRPMAARDANDPPIPVDQAVFTDGLATISVFIEPAEKNSRKEGAGSTGATHVLVKRRGDFWITVLGEAPPSTLQQFASAIEYKASK
- a CDS encoding sigma-E factor negative regulatory protein; this translates as MGSVSTQSQACSQRERTSALVDGEAPEGLSLKQILAGLADAERATWAQYHVIGDALRSDELTLEPAESRAFMARFSTSLAAEPHLLAPAAAPVARRLLALRRRVVPAFAVAAAAATLTWIVVPQMQGAGAPGAVQVASLSPAQQGPLQRVAAAQPGAQDVNIIRDASLDQYLEAHQQFAQQPVVTGSMPVIRTAVATQGQ
- the acpP gene encoding acyl carrier protein, with the translated sequence MDNIEQRVKKIVAEQLGVAEAEIKNEASFVNDLGADSLDTVELVMALEDEFGMEIPDEEAEKITTVQQAIDYARANVKA